One segment of Curtobacterium sp. MR_MD2014 DNA contains the following:
- a CDS encoding endo-beta-N-acetylglucosaminidase H, with product MKQSVKIGIVAALAAMLAAPMVPAAASAAPSPTGLSHGVGAYHGVGHGKQPHDVPTKDGPTSIAYVEVNNDQLANVGRYRLANGANAFDVAIIFAANINRDADGNAVLYANENVQRTLDDAATQIRPLQAKGIKVSLSILGNHQGTGIANFPTQAAAEDFAAQVSATVAEYGLDGVDLDDEYSDYGTDGTPQPNQQSIGWLVSALRADMPDKLVSFYDIGPASDALSSSSSAIGSQLDYAWNPYYGTYSAPSIPGLGKDRLSAAAVDIQNTPQSTAVSLAQRSKADGYGVFMTYNLPDGDVSGYVSGLTNVLYGQSTTHE from the coding sequence ATGAAGCAGTCCGTGAAGATCGGCATCGTGGCGGCGCTCGCCGCGATGCTCGCAGCACCGATGGTGCCGGCCGCAGCGTCGGCGGCACCGTCCCCGACCGGCCTCTCCCACGGGGTCGGCGCGTACCACGGCGTCGGCCACGGGAAGCAGCCGCACGACGTCCCCACGAAGGACGGCCCGACGAGCATCGCCTACGTCGAGGTCAACAACGACCAGCTCGCGAACGTCGGCCGCTACCGGCTCGCGAACGGCGCGAACGCCTTCGACGTGGCGATCATCTTCGCCGCGAACATCAACCGCGACGCGGACGGCAACGCGGTGCTGTACGCCAACGAGAACGTGCAGCGCACCCTCGACGACGCCGCCACGCAGATCCGGCCGCTGCAGGCGAAGGGCATCAAGGTGTCGCTGTCGATCCTCGGCAACCACCAGGGCACCGGCATCGCGAACTTCCCGACGCAGGCCGCCGCCGAGGACTTCGCGGCCCAGGTCTCCGCGACCGTCGCGGAGTACGGCCTCGACGGGGTCGACCTCGACGACGAGTACTCCGACTACGGCACGGACGGCACCCCGCAGCCGAACCAGCAGTCGATCGGCTGGCTCGTCAGCGCCCTGCGCGCCGACATGCCCGACAAGCTCGTCTCGTTCTACGACATCGGCCCGGCGTCCGACGCCCTGTCGTCGTCGAGCAGCGCGATCGGTTCCCAGCTCGACTACGCCTGGAACCCCTACTACGGCACGTACTCGGCGCCGTCGATCCCGGGGCTCGGCAAGGACCGGCTCTCGGCGGCGGCGGTCGACATCCAGAACACCCCGCAGTCGACGGCGGTGTCGCTCGCGCAGCGCTCGAAGGCCGACGGGTACGGCGTCTTCATGACGTACAACCTGCCGGACGGCGACGTCAGCGGGTACGTGTCCGGGCTGACGAACGTGCTGTACGGGCAGAGCACGACCCACGAGTGA
- a CDS encoding GH92 family glycosyl hydrolase, whose product MSAERRGGQTGPVTAVAARNGVGFVSQQATPIEQTDPTGTVQVLDGHRGHDVGPTDVLTWVWFPERSLPDGRTEPTTTDLDRFWAATAFALDVVFTDGTRLSAGGARDQYGDLVTPEAQDDARKQWVDQWNRRTVDLSAHVGRTVDRLEARLGRADRPAPDGDPGTAVRGWLDDVRIGPAGRATGYLPEGARPLDHVRTTRGTHSSGTFSRGNTAPLVGLPHGGVFGLPMTDAADSRWPYAYQEHNRRSDNRPTIQAFATSHLPSPWMADRGVFQVMPSPLADPDLDRTARALGFDHVDEADGPHRYRVTLDAGVTAEMTAGEFALAWRFAGVRSIVLDHHGVLRSCTVRIEDGTAVVDALLDDRAETPPHHVHVRIGNALADRTTFVDGELRGRVEVAGDTDVLLGISTVSAEDAVANLDAAGDFDAMYQHAEERWTAELDTLQVEGATPDQLVSLYSGLYRAFLHPTRAGETALTGSPRHRSPYGGVLTVPIRDEPGPEVVDGPLTTTNGFWDTYRTAWPLLALLTPDTAADLAEGVVGHFTDGGWTPRWSAPGAEDVMTGTTSDTVLADLVAKGVDGFDVEQAYRSAVRNATVPSPDRRVGRKGSLPGDLRGYVDTATDEGMSWTLDAAINDWGVAVLADTMATRAAATGDAGGERRYRAEHEWFARRSLRYRNVFDRERGFFIGRTPDGAWRSGDDFDPDVWGSDYTETNAWGTMFTAPHDGAGIVDLHGGPAGFDDAFQRFLQRPETGATDRSGSYGFAIHEMTEARDVRTGMLGLSNQPAHHIPFFPMFTGRHDDAHRIVRECLDRLFVGSDLGQGYPGDEDNGEMSAWYVLATIGLYPLAPATGTYVLVPPSVRRTVLRRPGGASTVIETAGDGRFIASVTVDGEPWGSISIPHTVVAAAERIVVTLAEAPTGWAADTRPVSASELHGFRDTPDDVLPVGASPLTDDTGLTPVALTAGESVSVPVTAAGTSLYTVTAAAPVTASWRAVLRSADGTVVHAVEERDAAFTWAGQTRVFRFAGGVTGGTLAFEAATPVVLTQLQLIAADGTVTDGTDVH is encoded by the coding sequence ATGAGTGCTGAACGCCGTGGCGGCCAGACCGGCCCCGTGACCGCGGTCGCGGCCCGGAACGGGGTCGGGTTCGTCTCGCAGCAGGCGACCCCGATCGAGCAGACCGACCCGACGGGGACCGTGCAGGTCCTCGACGGGCACCGAGGTCACGACGTCGGGCCGACCGACGTCCTGACCTGGGTCTGGTTCCCGGAGCGGTCGCTGCCCGACGGGCGGACCGAGCCGACGACCACGGACCTCGACCGGTTCTGGGCCGCCACGGCGTTCGCACTCGACGTCGTCTTCACCGACGGCACCCGACTCAGCGCGGGCGGCGCCCGCGACCAGTACGGCGACCTCGTCACCCCCGAGGCGCAGGACGACGCCCGCAAGCAGTGGGTCGACCAGTGGAACCGGCGGACCGTCGACCTGTCGGCGCACGTCGGCCGGACGGTGGACCGTCTGGAGGCCCGGCTCGGCCGAGCGGACCGGCCCGCGCCCGACGGTGACCCCGGCACCGCCGTCCGCGGTTGGCTCGACGACGTCCGGATCGGACCCGCCGGGCGCGCGACCGGTTACCTGCCGGAGGGTGCCCGACCGCTCGACCACGTCCGCACCACGCGTGGCACCCACTCGTCCGGCACGTTCTCGCGCGGCAACACCGCGCCCCTCGTCGGGCTCCCGCACGGAGGTGTCTTCGGCCTGCCGATGACCGACGCTGCCGACAGCCGGTGGCCGTACGCCTACCAGGAGCACAACCGGCGGAGCGACAACCGGCCCACGATCCAGGCGTTCGCGACGAGTCACCTGCCCTCGCCGTGGATGGCCGACCGCGGGGTGTTCCAGGTCATGCCCTCCCCGCTCGCCGACCCCGACCTCGACCGGACCGCCCGCGCGCTCGGCTTCGACCACGTCGACGAGGCCGACGGCCCGCACCGCTACCGGGTCACCCTCGACGCAGGCGTCACCGCCGAGATGACCGCCGGGGAGTTCGCCCTCGCGTGGCGGTTCGCAGGCGTCCGCAGCATCGTCCTCGACCACCACGGCGTCCTCCGCTCGTGCACGGTCCGCATCGAGGACGGCACCGCGGTCGTCGACGCCCTGCTCGACGACCGGGCCGAGACGCCGCCGCACCACGTGCACGTGCGGATCGGGAACGCCCTCGCCGACCGGACGACGTTCGTCGACGGCGAGCTCCGCGGACGGGTCGAGGTCGCCGGTGACACCGACGTGCTCCTCGGCATCTCCACCGTGTCCGCCGAGGACGCGGTCGCGAACCTCGACGCCGCCGGTGACTTCGACGCGATGTACCAGCACGCCGAGGAACGCTGGACCGCCGAACTCGACACACTGCAGGTCGAGGGCGCCACCCCGGACCAGCTCGTCTCGCTGTACTCCGGCCTGTACCGGGCGTTCCTCCACCCGACCCGGGCGGGGGAGACCGCGCTGACCGGGAGCCCGCGACACCGTTCCCCGTACGGCGGCGTGCTGACCGTGCCGATCCGCGACGAGCCCGGGCCCGAGGTCGTCGACGGCCCGCTCACCACCACGAACGGGTTCTGGGACACCTACCGGACCGCCTGGCCGCTGCTCGCGCTGCTCACGCCCGACACCGCCGCCGACCTCGCCGAGGGGGTCGTCGGCCACTTCACCGACGGCGGGTGGACTCCGCGGTGGAGTGCGCCAGGGGCCGAGGACGTGATGACCGGCACGACGAGCGACACCGTCCTCGCCGACCTCGTGGCGAAGGGTGTCGACGGCTTCGACGTCGAGCAGGCGTACCGGTCCGCGGTGCGGAACGCGACCGTCCCGTCACCGGACCGACGCGTCGGGCGGAAGGGGAGCCTCCCGGGTGACCTCCGCGGGTACGTCGACACGGCGACCGACGAGGGGATGTCGTGGACCCTCGACGCCGCGATCAACGACTGGGGCGTCGCCGTCCTGGCCGACACGATGGCCACGCGAGCCGCGGCCACCGGTGACGCGGGCGGCGAGCGACGGTACCGGGCCGAGCACGAGTGGTTCGCACGCCGCTCGCTCCGCTACCGGAACGTCTTCGACCGGGAGCGCGGGTTCTTCATCGGCCGCACGCCGGACGGCGCCTGGCGGTCCGGGGACGACTTCGACCCGGACGTGTGGGGGAGCGACTACACCGAGACCAACGCCTGGGGCACGATGTTCACCGCTCCGCACGACGGCGCCGGGATCGTCGACCTGCACGGTGGACCGGCCGGCTTCGACGACGCCTTCCAGCGGTTCCTGCAGCGGCCCGAGACCGGCGCCACCGACCGGTCCGGGTCCTACGGGTTCGCCATCCACGAGATGACCGAGGCGCGCGACGTCCGCACGGGGATGCTCGGCCTGTCGAACCAGCCCGCGCACCACATCCCGTTCTTCCCGATGTTCACCGGACGGCACGACGACGCGCACCGCATCGTCCGCGAGTGCCTCGACCGGCTCTTCGTCGGCTCCGACCTCGGTCAGGGGTACCCGGGCGACGAGGACAACGGCGAGATGAGCGCCTGGTACGTCCTCGCCACGATCGGCCTGTACCCGCTGGCACCGGCGACCGGCACCTACGTGCTCGTCCCGCCGTCGGTCCGGCGGACGGTCCTGCGACGGCCGGGAGGCGCGTCCACCGTCATCGAGACCGCCGGGGACGGACGGTTCATCGCGTCCGTCACGGTCGACGGTGAGCCGTGGGGCTCGATCAGCATCCCGCACACGGTGGTCGCCGCCGCGGAGCGGATCGTCGTCACCCTGGCGGAGGCCCCGACGGGGTGGGCTGCGGACACCCGACCGGTCTCGGCGTCCGAGCTGCACGGCTTCCGGGACACCCCCGACGACGTCCTGCCCGTGGGGGCGTCGCCCCTGACCGACGACACCGGACTGACCCCGGTGGCGCTCACCGCGGGGGAGTCGGTGTCGGTGCCGGTCACCGCGGCCGGGACGTCCCTGTACACCGTGACCGCGGCAGCGCCGGTGACGGCCTCGTGGCGTGCGGTGCTCCGGAGTGCGGACGGCACGGTGGTGCACGCCGTCGAGGAGCGGGACGCGGCGTTCACCTGGGCCGGGCAGACCCGGGTCTTCCGGTTCGCGGGCGGGGTGACCGGCGGGACGTTGGCGTTCGAGGCTGCCACACCCGTGGTGCTGACGCAGCTGCAGCTGATCGCGGCCGACGGCACGGTCACGGACGGGACCGACGTGCACTGA
- a CDS encoding alpha-mannosidase, whose product MHDDIPLTTGRARRVLDERILPAVHATAVPLGAAWHELPGEPVPPAAGLQLDFTPYEVGTPWGAAWGTTWFRLSGTIPQEYAGQRVEAVIDLGFDENMPGFQCEGLVYLADGTPVKSINPRNQWVLVTERAEGGETVELFVEAASNPVLLDYHPFLPTQEGDVQTSSSKRLYTSRRMDLAVFASEVHDLSLDLEVLLELQAQLPDGPRRMRILQALDDALDRLDLQHIVGTAADARAALADVLAAPAAASAHTISAIGHAHIDSAWLWPVRETIRKVARTTSTMTELIDQTDDFLYGMSSAQQYAWIKEHRPEVYARVQAAVEAGRFLPLGGMWVESDTVMPTGESIVRQFSQGQRFFEREFGIRPKGVWLPDSFGYSPALPQLMRRAGFEWFFTQKISWNQVNKFPHHTFLWEGIDGSRVFSHFPSMDTYNSRLSGEEVAKASRQFRENRLATGSIAPVGWGDGGGGTTREMTGTAERLADLEGSAKVRWEHPDAFFDRAKSELPDPPVWVGELYLELHRATLTSQHQTKQGNRRCEQLLIEAELWATTAAARTGFVYPYDELDALWQQVLLQQFHDILPGTSIAWVHREAVAKYAETAAALTAIIEDALSALAGPGTETVVVNPAPVLQAGAPVQGALPATDVPTAEPVSLAQQDGGYVLTNDLVRIVVTAQGLVTSAVDLATGRDAIAPGQAANLLQLHQDFPNMWDAWDVDRYYRNRVEDLVSVDSLDASVDAAGIARIVVSRSFGDSTVTQEIVLAPGSRTLEFDQTTDWHETEKFLKVAFPLDVRAEHTVAETQFGAQKRVTHTNTSWEAAKFETSMHRYVLVEEPGFGVALVNSSIHGFDTTRDAVDGHVTTTVRLSLLRAPRFPDPETDQGVQTHRYGIVVGTDQLGATAAGIVMNAPARRLTGAHGFEPLVQVSGDVVLSSVKLADDRSGDLVVRVYEPSGRRGTGGIAVAEPGVFGDPVEVTLLEEVDDALPGVAALTDGVAAFPVDAYEVRTFRYPRA is encoded by the coding sequence ATGCACGACGACATCCCCCTCACCACCGGACGCGCCCGACGGGTCCTCGACGAGCGGATCCTGCCCGCGGTGCACGCGACCGCGGTGCCGCTCGGAGCCGCCTGGCACGAGCTGCCCGGTGAGCCGGTCCCGCCCGCCGCCGGTCTGCAGCTCGACTTCACGCCGTACGAGGTGGGGACGCCGTGGGGCGCGGCCTGGGGCACGACGTGGTTCCGGCTGTCCGGCACGATCCCGCAGGAGTACGCCGGGCAGCGCGTGGAGGCGGTGATCGACCTCGGCTTCGACGAGAACATGCCCGGGTTCCAGTGCGAGGGGCTCGTGTACCTGGCCGACGGCACGCCGGTGAAGTCGATCAACCCGCGGAACCAGTGGGTGCTCGTCACCGAGCGGGCCGAGGGCGGCGAGACCGTCGAGCTCTTCGTCGAGGCCGCGTCGAACCCGGTGCTGCTCGACTACCACCCCTTCCTGCCGACGCAGGAGGGCGACGTGCAGACCTCGTCGTCGAAGCGGCTGTACACGAGCCGCCGGATGGACCTCGCGGTGTTCGCGTCCGAGGTGCACGACCTGTCGCTCGACCTCGAGGTCCTCCTCGAACTCCAGGCCCAGCTGCCCGACGGCCCGCGGCGGATGCGGATCCTGCAGGCACTCGACGACGCCCTCGACCGGCTCGACCTCCAGCACATCGTCGGGACGGCAGCGGACGCCCGCGCCGCACTCGCCGACGTGCTCGCCGCGCCCGCAGCGGCCTCGGCGCACACGATCTCGGCGATCGGGCACGCACACATCGACTCCGCGTGGCTGTGGCCCGTCCGCGAGACGATCCGGAAGGTCGCCAGGACGACCTCGACGATGACCGAGCTCATCGACCAGACCGACGACTTCCTCTACGGCATGTCGAGCGCGCAGCAGTACGCCTGGATCAAGGAGCACCGGCCCGAGGTCTACGCGAGGGTGCAGGCCGCGGTCGAGGCGGGTCGCTTCCTGCCCCTCGGCGGCATGTGGGTCGAGTCCGACACCGTGATGCCGACGGGCGAGAGCATCGTGCGGCAGTTCTCGCAGGGACAGCGGTTCTTCGAGCGGGAGTTCGGCATCCGGCCGAAGGGCGTCTGGCTGCCGGACAGCTTCGGGTACTCGCCGGCGCTGCCGCAGCTCATGCGCCGCGCGGGCTTCGAGTGGTTCTTCACCCAGAAGATCTCGTGGAACCAGGTGAACAAGTTCCCGCACCACACCTTCCTCTGGGAGGGCATCGACGGGTCGCGGGTCTTCTCGCACTTCCCGTCCATGGACACCTACAACTCCCGGCTCTCCGGGGAGGAGGTCGCGAAGGCCTCCCGCCAGTTCCGTGAGAACCGCCTCGCCACGGGGTCGATCGCCCCGGTCGGGTGGGGTGACGGTGGCGGGGGCACGACGCGCGAGATGACCGGCACGGCCGAACGCCTCGCCGACCTCGAGGGCAGCGCGAAGGTCCGGTGGGAGCACCCGGACGCGTTCTTCGACCGGGCGAAGTCGGAGCTGCCGGACCCGCCGGTGTGGGTGGGGGAGCTGTACCTCGAGCTGCACCGCGCCACGCTCACCAGCCAGCACCAGACGAAGCAGGGCAACCGCCGGTGCGAGCAGCTGCTCATCGAGGCCGAGCTCTGGGCCACGACCGCCGCGGCACGCACCGGGTTCGTGTACCCGTACGACGAGCTCGACGCGCTCTGGCAGCAGGTCCTCCTGCAGCAGTTCCACGACATCCTCCCCGGCACCTCGATCGCCTGGGTGCACCGCGAGGCGGTCGCGAAGTACGCGGAGACGGCCGCAGCCCTGACCGCGATCATCGAGGACGCGCTGTCGGCACTCGCCGGCCCCGGGACGGAGACCGTCGTCGTCAACCCGGCCCCGGTCCTCCAGGCCGGTGCTCCCGTGCAGGGTGCGCTCCCGGCGACCGACGTGCCCACCGCGGAGCCGGTCTCGCTGGCCCAGCAGGACGGCGGGTACGTGCTCACCAACGACCTGGTGCGGATCGTCGTGACCGCACAGGGGCTCGTCACGAGCGCCGTCGACCTGGCCACCGGACGCGACGCGATCGCCCCGGGGCAGGCCGCGAACCTGCTGCAGCTGCACCAGGACTTCCCGAACATGTGGGACGCGTGGGACGTCGACCGGTACTACCGGAACCGGGTCGAGGACCTGGTCTCCGTCGACTCGCTCGACGCATCGGTCGACGCCGCCGGTATCGCGCGCATCGTCGTGTCGCGCTCGTTCGGAGACTCCACCGTCACGCAGGAGATCGTGCTCGCGCCCGGTTCCCGCACGCTCGAGTTCGACCAGACGACCGACTGGCACGAGACCGAGAAGTTCCTCAAGGTGGCGTTCCCGCTCGACGTCCGCGCCGAGCACACGGTCGCCGAGACGCAGTTCGGCGCGCAGAAGCGCGTCACGCACACGAACACCTCGTGGGAGGCCGCGAAGTTCGAGACGTCGATGCACCGCTACGTGCTGGTGGAGGAGCCCGGGTTCGGGGTCGCCCTCGTGAACTCGTCCATCCACGGCTTCGACACCACCCGTGACGCCGTCGACGGCCACGTCACCACCACCGTCCGGCTCTCGCTGCTCCGCGCACCGCGCTTCCCCGACCCGGAGACCGACCAGGGCGTGCAGACCCACCGGTACGGCATCGTCGTCGGGACGGACCAGCTCGGCGCGACCGCGGCCGGCATCGTGATGAACGCCCCGGCACGGCGCCTCACGGGCGCCCACGGGTTCGAGCCGCTCGTGCAGGTGTCGGGCGACGTCGTGCTGTCGAGCGTCAAGCTCGCCGACGACCGCTCGGGCGACCTGGTCGTCCGCGTGTACGAGCCGAGCGGGCGGCGGGGGACCGGCGGCATCGCCGTGGCCGAGCCCGGCGTCTTCGGCGACCCGGTCGAGGTGACGCTGCTCGAGGAGGTCGACGACGCCCTGCCGGGCGTCGCCGCGCTCACCGACGGTGTCGCGGCCTTCCCGGTCGACGCGTACGAGGTCCGGACCTTCCGCTACCCGCGCGCCTGA
- a CDS encoding glycosyltransferase, with protein sequence MTAVGARSPVDAEPTVVVGGTGRHRGEDVDWRPRHRCSVQRHVEEGWVASARIREGVLVLTSGRSDPDVLRAALTEEFGEPVVLRSASEADVRQRIAYELEEEVADLAAHGLARTNPALSARTVLSRGQRVGGAVALLLFAVCLVLAPGSTVAVATAVLSLGFLAGILFKFWVSMVGARFDLVEQVSAEDVAALDDDALPTYTVLVPVFREANIVHDLVRNLEVLDWPKDRLEVLVLVEAEDHETREAVIDAAPPDWMRIVIVPPGSPQTKPRACNVGLAIAQGEYVVIYDAEDRPDPDQLKKVFLTFDRAGDDTVCVQAALSYFNADENALTCMFTLEYSYWFDYMLAGLDARQLPIPLGGTSNHFRAELLRELGGWDPYNVTEDADLGIRASAVGYRVAVVNSTTMEEANTSIPNFVRQRSRWIKGYMQTALVHARRPRALVREIGPRRAAAFALLIAGTPLTFLGMLPGVLVTIATLVLPADWTAPLFPAPVLWLCVLDFLLGNATMIYLTMMGPYKRGRFDLMGWALLNPLYWILHSVAAYKGLWQLITRPHYWEKTEHGLTKTTA encoded by the coding sequence GTGACCGCCGTCGGAGCGCGGTCGCCGGTGGACGCCGAGCCGACCGTCGTGGTCGGTGGGACCGGTCGGCACCGCGGCGAGGACGTCGACTGGCGACCGCGGCACCGGTGCTCCGTGCAGCGGCACGTCGAGGAGGGCTGGGTCGCGTCCGCCCGCATCCGCGAGGGCGTCCTCGTCCTGACCAGCGGTCGGTCGGACCCGGACGTCCTCCGGGCGGCGCTCACCGAGGAGTTCGGCGAACCCGTCGTCCTCCGCAGCGCATCCGAGGCGGACGTCCGGCAGCGCATCGCGTACGAGCTCGAGGAGGAGGTCGCCGACCTCGCCGCCCACGGTCTCGCCCGGACGAACCCGGCGCTGTCCGCACGGACCGTCCTCTCACGAGGACAACGGGTCGGCGGTGCGGTCGCCCTGCTCCTGTTCGCGGTGTGCCTCGTCCTCGCACCGGGCAGCACGGTCGCGGTCGCGACGGCGGTGCTCTCCCTGGGGTTCCTGGCCGGGATCCTCTTCAAGTTCTGGGTGTCGATGGTCGGGGCCCGCTTCGACCTGGTCGAGCAGGTCTCGGCCGAGGACGTCGCCGCCCTGGACGACGACGCCCTGCCGACCTACACCGTGCTCGTGCCCGTGTTCCGCGAGGCGAACATCGTGCACGACCTCGTCCGGAACCTCGAGGTGCTCGACTGGCCGAAGGACCGGCTCGAGGTCCTGGTGCTCGTCGAGGCCGAGGACCACGAGACCCGCGAGGCCGTCATCGACGCAGCCCCGCCGGACTGGATGCGCATCGTCATCGTCCCGCCGGGGTCACCCCAGACGAAGCCGCGCGCCTGCAACGTCGGCCTCGCCATCGCGCAGGGGGAGTACGTCGTCATCTACGACGCCGAGGACCGTCCCGACCCCGACCAGCTCAAGAAGGTGTTCCTGACCTTCGACCGCGCCGGGGATGACACCGTGTGCGTGCAGGCGGCGCTGAGCTACTTCAACGCCGACGAGAACGCGCTCACGTGCATGTTCACGCTCGAGTACTCGTACTGGTTCGACTACATGCTCGCCGGCCTCGACGCGCGACAGCTGCCGATCCCGCTGGGCGGGACGTCGAACCACTTCCGCGCCGAGCTGCTCCGTGAGCTCGGCGGGTGGGACCCCTACAACGTGACCGAGGACGCCGACCTCGGCATCCGTGCGTCCGCCGTCGGGTACCGCGTCGCCGTCGTCAACTCCACGACGATGGAGGAGGCGAACACCTCGATCCCGAACTTCGTCCGGCAGCGCTCCCGGTGGATCAAGGGCTACATGCAGACCGCCCTCGTGCACGCGCGCAGGCCCCGGGCGCTCGTCCGCGAGATCGGCCCGCGTCGCGCGGCCGCGTTCGCCCTGCTCATCGCGGGGACCCCGCTGACGTTCCTCGGGATGCTGCCCGGCGTCCTCGTGACGATCGCGACGCTCGTGCTGCCGGCCGACTGGACCGCGCCGCTGTTCCCGGCGCCGGTGCTGTGGCTCTGCGTGCTCGACTTCCTGCTCGGCAACGCCACGATGATCTACCTGACGATGATGGGGCCGTACAAGCGCGGTCGGTTCGACCTGATGGGCTGGGCGCTCCTCAACCCGCTGTACTGGATCCTGCACTCGGTCGCCGCGTACAAGGGCCTGTGGCAGCTGATCACCCGGCCGCACTACTGGGAGAAGACCGAGCACGGCCTGACGAAGACGACCGCCTGA